A window of the Candidatus Amarolinea dominans genome harbors these coding sequences:
- a CDS encoding AAA family ATPase, translating into MRLTNLKATGFRSLQRIDLDFSPLTVLIGENDSGKSSVLDLISMCLSGGRPDSSDFYQDENGKTVDAAEAELAFQLDEDGDDNARPFALSDCLRVQFTFSRTPPTRECCYWGEVPQDNRLDQDFAKLSVQDQKDLIATLNPTVPQADISNAEKRLTWLAEYKASALKVQKWVPTQGKWGEFLPRFERYNTLDYNAPENLISGTLKQVYEQTIYEEVDHEDGTKTRQWIEPLRKVETQAHQRLRDEVSKLEAYIRKYNKQVCDIGYEPKFDFTASLKTGELAVDTTGRGLRMLSKTGAGTRRRMYMGILDWDRDVTRREAKAAAGLPSIIRGYDEPDTNLHYEAQRFMYQVISDIVSAPHSRVQAILCTHSLTMIDRAPAQSIRLFRMCGEGCTEVSFLETDGDPEIESFLSNIAHELGITNSLIFYERCYVLIEGPTEENALPILYRKAFGRSLLEDGIRIVNVSGNGAFKEFLKLWSRNRQELTIVLADSDTQTQKAAKLTADVLREAGFSPTFIETHVRFIGSCEFEDVFIDELIARCLDGHWPKAAGNWQSSDIAAIRGQGKFSDAIGKAVWENRREPFAGWSKPEFGRKLAETCTCAEIPEPIADLFALMRQIADVS; encoded by the coding sequence ATGCGTCTCACCAACCTCAAAGCCACGGGATTCAGGTCACTCCAGAGAATTGACTTGGATTTCTCGCCGCTCACTGTACTGATCGGCGAGAATGATTCCGGTAAGAGCTCCGTTCTTGACCTGATCAGCATGTGTCTATCCGGAGGGCGGCCCGACAGCTCCGACTTCTACCAAGACGAAAACGGGAAGACGGTCGACGCGGCCGAAGCGGAATTGGCTTTCCAGCTCGATGAAGATGGCGATGACAATGCGCGGCCCTTCGCTCTGAGCGACTGTCTGCGCGTGCAGTTTACTTTCAGCCGGACCCCCCCGACAAGAGAATGCTGCTATTGGGGTGAGGTGCCGCAGGACAACCGGCTTGACCAGGATTTCGCGAAGCTCAGTGTACAGGATCAAAAAGACCTGATCGCGACGCTTAACCCCACAGTGCCGCAAGCCGACATCAGCAACGCCGAAAAGCGCCTTACTTGGCTGGCAGAGTACAAAGCCAGCGCCTTGAAGGTTCAAAAATGGGTGCCAACGCAAGGCAAGTGGGGCGAGTTCCTGCCAAGGTTTGAGCGTTACAACACTTTGGACTACAACGCACCTGAAAACCTGATTTCCGGAACCCTAAAACAGGTCTACGAGCAGACCATCTACGAAGAGGTCGACCACGAGGACGGGACGAAAACCCGCCAGTGGATTGAACCGCTTCGCAAGGTAGAAACACAGGCACACCAACGCCTACGAGACGAAGTCAGTAAGCTCGAAGCCTATATCCGAAAATATAACAAGCAGGTCTGCGACATAGGCTACGAACCCAAATTCGACTTCACCGCCAGCCTGAAAACTGGCGAGCTCGCAGTTGACACCACTGGTCGGGGATTGCGCATGCTCTCCAAAACCGGAGCCGGTACGCGCCGCCGCATGTATATGGGCATCCTGGACTGGGATCGGGATGTCACTCGACGGGAGGCAAAGGCCGCGGCCGGCTTGCCCTCCATTATCCGCGGTTACGACGAGCCGGACACGAACCTGCATTACGAAGCACAACGGTTCATGTATCAGGTCATATCCGATATCGTGAGCGCGCCGCACTCTCGCGTCCAGGCGATCCTCTGCACGCATTCGCTCACCATGATCGACCGAGCACCAGCACAGAGCATCCGGCTTTTCCGAATGTGCGGCGAGGGTTGCACCGAAGTCTCATTCCTTGAAACCGATGGCGATCCCGAGATCGAGTCCTTCCTCAGCAATATCGCGCACGAGCTGGGTATCACTAACTCGCTCATATTCTATGAACGATGTTACGTGTTGATCGAAGGCCCGACTGAAGAGAACGCGCTTCCGATCCTGTATCGCAAGGCGTTTGGACGAAGCCTTCTCGAGGACGGGATAAGAATCGTGAATGTCAGTGGTAATGGTGCCTTCAAAGAATTCCTGAAGCTGTGGAGCCGTAACCGCCAAGAGCTGACGATTGTCCTGGCCGATAGCGACACCCAGACACAGAAAGCCGCCAAGTTGACTGCTGATGTACTTCGAGAGGCAGGCTTCTCCCCAACGTTCATAGAAACACATGTAAGGTTCATCGGATCGTGCGAGTTCGAGGATGTGTTTATCGATGAACTCATTGCACGCTGTCTTGACGGCCATTGGCCCAAGGCCGCAGGCAACTGGCAGAGTTCAGACATCGCCGCGATTCGCGGGCAGGGCAAGTTCTCAGATGCTATCGGCAAAGCTGTATGGGAGAACCGGCGAGAGCCGTTCGCAGGATGGAGCAAGCCTGAGTTTGGTAGAAAACTTGCCGAGACTTGCACCTGCGCTGAGATTCCGGAACCCATCGCCGATCTATTTGCACTGATGCGCCAGATAGCAGACGTGAGCTGA
- the brxC gene encoding BREX system P-loop protein BrxC codes for MLNREVFSKDPTTFIIPNDGVTVVGDPQRPEEWDVLRYELTSFVCEGEYQRGLTRVLSTYLGHLAKPKQPAVWVSGFYGSGKSHFVRVLQYLWNNVTLPDGAQARGLLTLPTEVNDLLVELTTAGVRHGGLWAAAGKLGASPNIHLDMLKILFRSAGLPVEYAPARLVMWLKLKGIYEAVATGVSQRGADLGFELTNMHVSLELAESIHDAYPGLAAEPLGVSDKLQEEFPGKTEIDDDEMLQAMADVLRLQSKTPGKLPLTLLVLDELQQSIGEQPERALAVQEIVEACSTRFGSRILFVGTGQAALEATPQLSKLQDRFTVRVTLEDKDVERVVREVVLRKAPSKAPALQAVLDAASGEINRHLAGSKIGAASGDSGDLAPDYPLLPTRRRFWERTLRAIDRAGAAAQLRTQLRVVHEATRGVADRPLGVVVGADTLYDQQKSAMLLGRVLLPEIAAAIDDLRKDGSGAGVLKARLCALIFLIGELPGTGLRATGLRATPDTLADLLVEDLTAGSAGLRGQIPGLLAELVESGVLMAVEGAFRLQTQESREWTRVYNTHFSRIKADDARIAADRAAALRDAMQAVLKRIRPTQGQSKTTRRFETHFGADAPPAGSDAVPVWVRDGWSTSEKAFRDEAQVAGADSPIVFVFLPRAGDEMLKAALAAAAAAAATLDAEPTPKTTQEGAAAQQAMLSRLTSEKERVAAGIGASIAQARVYQGGGNEIAGDTLTASLETAIGNALARLFPNFGMADDANWGKVVRRAGEGAGDPLSALGFAGNAEDHPVCKEIRSFLGNQKRRGAEVRKQFGGAGYGWGGDAIDGALLALVAANTVRAERNVQPLTARQIVQSQIGITEFKNEAVIITAAQRIGVRKLIQDLGLAVKSGEEAQAIPLVLEKLSSLAAEAGGPPPLPEKPAIDAIKDLQALGGNEQFAAVFEARETLLAQQRAWGQARTARDERLPRWDVLRRLLTHAGSRPIAAAVRPQVEAIIAQRLLLAEPDPVKPLLDAMTGDLRRALQDARQRVIDGRDRELAGLHDTAEWTKLSDAQWRQILHAQGLGPIDELRIGADDLLLTSLDAKPLEAWVTEALVVPTRLRQAREQAAKMLEPKAVRVRPKPATLHTTEDVDQYLAGLRAEILKHIETGNPVIL; via the coding sequence ATGCTCAATCGAGAAGTCTTCAGCAAGGATCCGACAACCTTCATCATTCCCAATGATGGCGTCACCGTGGTTGGCGACCCGCAGCGGCCTGAAGAGTGGGACGTCCTGCGCTATGAGTTGACCTCGTTCGTGTGCGAGGGTGAGTATCAACGCGGCCTGACGCGCGTGCTGTCCACTTACCTCGGACACCTGGCAAAACCCAAGCAGCCGGCCGTTTGGGTGAGCGGCTTCTATGGCAGCGGCAAGTCGCACTTCGTGCGCGTACTGCAGTATCTCTGGAACAACGTGACCTTGCCAGATGGCGCGCAGGCGCGCGGGCTGCTCACACTGCCCACCGAAGTGAACGACCTGTTGGTGGAGCTCACTACGGCGGGAGTGCGCCACGGCGGGCTTTGGGCGGCTGCGGGCAAACTGGGCGCAAGCCCCAATATCCACCTCGACATGTTGAAAATCCTCTTTCGGAGCGCGGGCCTGCCGGTCGAATACGCGCCGGCGCGCCTGGTCATGTGGCTCAAGCTGAAAGGAATCTACGAAGCGGTCGCGACCGGCGTCAGTCAGCGCGGCGCTGACCTGGGGTTCGAACTGACGAACATGCATGTCTCGTTGGAGTTGGCCGAGAGCATCCATGACGCCTATCCCGGCCTGGCCGCCGAACCGTTGGGCGTGTCTGACAAGCTGCAAGAGGAGTTTCCCGGCAAGACTGAGATTGATGACGACGAGATGCTGCAAGCCATGGCGGATGTGCTGCGCCTGCAATCGAAGACGCCCGGCAAGCTGCCCCTGACTTTGCTGGTATTGGACGAGCTGCAGCAATCCATCGGTGAGCAGCCCGAGCGTGCGCTGGCGGTGCAGGAGATCGTAGAGGCGTGTTCGACCCGCTTCGGCAGCCGCATCCTCTTCGTGGGCACAGGTCAGGCCGCGCTGGAAGCAACACCCCAACTTTCCAAGCTGCAAGACCGGTTTACGGTTCGGGTGACCCTGGAAGACAAGGATGTGGAGCGAGTCGTGCGGGAGGTGGTGCTGCGCAAGGCGCCGAGCAAGGCGCCGGCCTTGCAGGCTGTGCTGGACGCGGCCAGCGGTGAGATCAACCGACACCTGGCGGGCAGTAAGATCGGGGCCGCCAGCGGGGATAGCGGCGATCTAGCGCCGGATTACCCCCTGCTGCCCACCCGGCGGCGCTTTTGGGAACGCACCTTACGGGCGATTGACCGCGCGGGCGCCGCGGCGCAACTGCGTACCCAATTGCGTGTGGTTCATGAGGCGACAAGGGGCGTGGCCGATCGACCGCTGGGCGTCGTGGTTGGAGCGGATACCCTGTACGACCAACAGAAGTCGGCCATGCTGCTGGGGCGGGTTCTCCTGCCGGAAATCGCAGCGGCGATTGACGACCTCCGCAAGGATGGTTCGGGGGCCGGCGTGCTCAAGGCGCGGCTATGCGCCCTGATCTTTTTGATCGGCGAGCTGCCGGGGACCGGCCTGCGGGCGACCGGGCTGCGCGCCACTCCAGATACGTTGGCCGATTTGCTGGTGGAGGACTTGACCGCCGGCAGCGCGGGCCTGCGCGGGCAGATCCCCGGACTGCTGGCAGAACTGGTGGAAAGCGGTGTGCTGATGGCCGTCGAAGGCGCTTTCCGCCTACAAACGCAGGAGAGCCGTGAGTGGACACGCGTCTACAACACCCATTTCAGCCGCATCAAGGCCGATGATGCGCGCATCGCGGCAGACCGGGCCGCCGCACTGCGCGACGCGATGCAGGCGGTGTTGAAGAGGATCCGGCCGACGCAGGGTCAAAGCAAGACCACCCGGCGTTTCGAGACCCATTTTGGCGCAGACGCGCCGCCGGCTGGATCGGATGCCGTGCCGGTGTGGGTGCGCGACGGCTGGTCAACGTCCGAAAAGGCATTCCGAGACGAGGCCCAGGTCGCCGGCGCCGACAGCCCCATCGTGTTCGTGTTCCTGCCGCGAGCGGGCGATGAAATGCTCAAGGCCGCGTTGGCCGCGGCCGCAGCGGCCGCGGCAACCCTGGATGCCGAACCGACCCCCAAGACGACCCAAGAAGGCGCCGCCGCGCAGCAGGCCATGCTTTCGCGTTTGACCTCGGAAAAGGAACGCGTGGCTGCAGGCATTGGCGCCAGCATCGCTCAGGCCCGTGTCTACCAGGGCGGCGGCAACGAGATCGCCGGGGACACCCTGACTGCCTCGCTCGAGACAGCCATCGGCAACGCGCTGGCGCGGCTCTTTCCCAACTTCGGCATGGCCGATGACGCCAACTGGGGCAAGGTCGTCCGGCGCGCCGGCGAAGGTGCGGGAGATCCATTGTCGGCCCTCGGTTTTGCCGGCAACGCCGAGGATCACCCGGTGTGTAAGGAGATTCGCAGTTTCCTGGGGAACCAAAAGCGAAGGGGCGCGGAGGTGCGTAAGCAGTTCGGCGGCGCGGGCTACGGCTGGGGCGGCGACGCCATTGACGGCGCGCTGTTGGCGCTGGTCGCCGCCAATACGGTGCGGGCCGAACGCAACGTCCAGCCGTTGACCGCCAGGCAGATCGTCCAGTCGCAGATCGGCATCACCGAATTCAAGAACGAGGCTGTCATCATCACCGCGGCGCAGCGAATCGGCGTGCGCAAGCTGATCCAGGACCTGGGGCTGGCTGTCAAGAGCGGCGAGGAAGCACAGGCGATCCCACTCGTGCTGGAAAAGCTGAGCAGCCTGGCGGCCGAGGCCGGCGGCCCGCCGCCCTTGCCCGAGAAGCCGGCGATAGATGCGATCAAGGACTTGCAGGCCCTGGGCGGCAACGAGCAGTTCGCCGCGGTTTTCGAGGCGCGGGAGACGCTCCTGGCGCAGCAGCGCGCCTGGGGTCAAGCCAGGACCGCCCGAGATGAGCGCCTGCCGCGCTGGGACGTGCTGCGGCGACTCTTGACTCACGCCGGCAGCCGGCCGATTGCCGCTGCCGTGCGACCGCAGGTCGAAGCGATCATCGCGCAACGCCTGCTCCTGGCTGAACCAGACCCGGTCAAGCCGCTGCTGGACGCCATGACCGGCGACCTGCGCCGGGCCCTGCAGGACGCCCGGCAGCGCGTGATAGATGGCCGCGACCGGGAGCTGGCCGGACTGCACGACACGGCCGAGTGGACGAAGCTGAGCGATGCCCAGTGGCGTCAAATCCTGCACGCCCAGGGGCTTGGCCCGATTGACGAACTGCGCATTGGCGCCGATGACCTGCTCCTGACCAGCCTGGATGCCAAGCCGCTGGAGGCCTGGGTCACCGAGGCGCTGGTCGTGCCCACGCGCCTGCGCCAGGCGCGCGAGCAGGCGGCGAAGATGTTGGAGCCGAAGGCGGTGCGCGTGCGGCCGAAGCCGGCGACGCTACACACTACAGAAGATGTAGATCAATACTTGGCAGGGTTACGGGCTGAAATCCTCAAGCACATTGAAACCGGAAACCCGGTCATTCTATAA
- the selD gene encoding selenide, water dikinase SelD, whose product MATDDLRGRVRLTSLSSCAGUASKLAPEALAQVLRQLEPLFPTMQHPAVLVGLNAPDDAGVYQLSAERALIATTDFFTPIVDDPYTFGAIAATNAMSDVYAMGGEVLFALNIAAFPESLPAEVIAQILLGGAEQVRRAGSIILGGHTIKNPEPLYGLAVVGEVHPARLFRKTGVQVGDTLILTKALGTGLISTAAKRDQADADDLETAIVSMLTLGRSAMLAGQAASVRCATDITGFGLLGHACEMAERGAGALQLSLDALPLLPGTRRYAEADMAPGGTHSNRSFFSPRVQLQPGISTADELILYDPQTSGGLLLAVPAAQLSTFYTTCAELGQLAWEIGRVVEGHGVQVRK is encoded by the coding sequence ATGGCAACCGACGATCTGCGCGGCCGCGTCCGCCTGACCAGCCTGTCCAGTTGCGCGGGCTGAGCGTCGAAATTGGCTCCTGAAGCCCTGGCGCAGGTTCTGCGTCAGCTCGAACCGCTCTTTCCCACCATGCAGCATCCCGCTGTCCTGGTTGGACTCAACGCGCCCGATGATGCCGGCGTCTATCAGCTCAGCGCGGAGCGGGCATTGATTGCGACGACCGACTTTTTCACCCCGATTGTGGATGACCCGTACACCTTTGGCGCCATCGCGGCCACCAATGCCATGAGCGATGTCTACGCGATGGGGGGCGAGGTTCTGTTTGCCTTGAATATCGCCGCTTTTCCCGAGAGCCTGCCGGCCGAGGTGATCGCGCAGATCTTGCTGGGCGGCGCGGAGCAGGTGCGCCGCGCCGGTTCGATCATCCTGGGCGGGCATACGATCAAGAATCCCGAACCGCTCTATGGCCTGGCGGTGGTGGGCGAGGTTCACCCGGCGCGCCTCTTTCGCAAGACCGGCGTGCAGGTGGGCGATACCCTGATCTTGACCAAAGCGCTGGGCACTGGCTTGATCAGCACCGCGGCGAAGCGCGATCAGGCGGACGCGGATGACCTGGAGACCGCCATCGTCAGTATGTTGACCCTGGGGCGCAGCGCGATGCTCGCCGGCCAGGCCGCCAGCGTGCGCTGCGCCACCGATATTACCGGATTCGGCCTGCTGGGCCATGCCTGTGAGATGGCTGAGCGCGGCGCCGGCGCTCTGCAGTTGTCATTGGACGCGCTGCCCCTGCTGCCAGGTACCCGCCGTTATGCAGAGGCTGACATGGCGCCGGGCGGCACGCACAGTAACCGGAGCTTCTTCAGCCCGCGCGTGCAGTTGCAGCCCGGCATCAGCACGGCAGACGAGTTGATCTTGTACGACCCGCAAACTTCCGGCGGTCTGCTCCTGGCCGTACCGGCCGCACAGTTATCCACATTCTACACAACCTGCGCTGAACTCGGTCAGTTGGCCTGGGAAATCGGCCGCGTGGTCGAGGGTCACGGCGTGCAGGTGAGGAAATAA
- the rnpA gene encoding ribonuclease P protein component — MNRRYRLREPERFREARRAGKSWTNPLLVLCVLPNGLNQCRFGFSVSRRLGNAVRRNRVRRRLREIIRLHMAAMGPGWDVVMIARPPASQADFITLETACLALLRRASLLS; from the coding sequence GTGAACCGTCGCTACCGACTGCGCGAACCTGAGCGTTTTCGTGAGGCGCGTCGTGCAGGTAAATCGTGGACCAATCCCCTACTCGTTCTGTGTGTGTTACCAAACGGATTGAATCAATGCCGGTTCGGTTTCTCTGTCAGCCGGCGACTTGGTAACGCTGTGCGCCGTAACCGCGTGCGCCGGCGTTTGCGTGAAATCATCCGCCTACACATGGCGGCCATGGGGCCAGGGTGGGATGTGGTCATGATTGCCCGCCCGCCTGCGTCCCAGGCCGATTTCATCACCCTGGAAACGGCCTGCCTCGCGCTGTTGAGACGCGCATCGTTGTTATCGTAG
- a CDS encoding Jag N-terminal domain-containing protein produces the protein MATPEESIEIRAKTVDAATREGLRRLNLLREQVDIEVLSEGSRGILGFGAEDARVRLTPRPSVAPAAAPPRPTRLEPPPEPKPVNPPPRPTRLELPPEPKPVSPPPRPTRLELPPEPKPVSLPPRPTRLELPPEPKPVSLPSRPAKPELPVAASLELVQTAPVAAPEQATASAEPAPAAKPKADKIPVSDAVLVDTAAEILGNLLNMMGINATVRGHAAAPDMPGRDDESTLILDIVGNDLGILIGRRGETLSALQYLTRLMLNHRLHHWSNVVVDVEEYKNRRERALQQLATRTAERVAATGRTLALEPMPARERRIIHIALRNHPEVHTESVGEGENRKVTIIPNAAL, from the coding sequence ATGGCTACCCCAGAAGAAAGCATTGAAATTCGCGCCAAGACGGTTGACGCGGCCACTCGTGAGGGCCTGCGCCGTCTCAACCTATTGCGCGAACAGGTGGACATCGAGGTGTTGTCCGAGGGCAGCCGTGGCATCCTCGGTTTTGGGGCCGAAGATGCGCGTGTACGCCTGACCCCGCGGCCATCGGTCGCGCCCGCGGCCGCACCCCCGCGACCAACCCGGTTGGAACCGCCCCCGGAACCGAAACCAGTCAACCCACCCCCGCGGCCAACCCGGCTGGAGCTGCCCCCGGAACCGAAACCAGTCAGCCCACCCCCGCGGCCAACCCGGCTGGAACTGCCCCCGGAACCGAAACCGGTCAGCCTGCCGCCGCGGCCAACCCGGCTGGAGCTGCCCCCCGAACCGAAACCAGTCAGTCTGCCGTCGCGGCCGGCGAAACCAGAGTTGCCCGTGGCCGCGTCCCTGGAACTGGTGCAAACCGCGCCGGTCGCCGCGCCTGAGCAAGCGACCGCCAGCGCAGAGCCGGCGCCCGCGGCCAAACCCAAAGCCGACAAGATTCCCGTCAGCGATGCCGTCCTGGTGGACACAGCCGCGGAAATTCTGGGCAATCTGCTCAACATGATGGGCATCAATGCCACGGTGCGCGGCCATGCGGCTGCGCCCGACATGCCTGGCCGCGACGACGAGTCAACCTTGATCCTGGACATCGTCGGCAACGACCTCGGCATCCTCATTGGCCGCCGCGGCGAAACCCTCAGCGCCCTGCAATACCTGACCCGGCTGATGCTCAATCATCGCCTGCATCATTGGAGCAACGTCGTCGTGGATGTGGAAGAGTACAAGAACCGCCGCGAGCGCGCCCTGCAGCAACTGGCTACGCGCACCGCGGAACGTGTCGCCGCCACCGGCCGCACCCTGGCCCTGGAGCCAATGCCCGCCCGCGAGCGCCGCATCATCCACATCGCCCTGCGCAATCACCCGGAAGTGCATACCGAAAGCGTCGGCGAAGGCGAAAACCGCAAGGTGACCATCATCCCCAACGCCGCTCTTTGA
- a CDS encoding membrane protein insertase YidC, with translation MRKLRSVGLIVALLVLMLVLTSCGAPIATDPNAPPNGWWETLIVFPLAAALSWMNKMLQAVGMPYSYGFAIILFTILIKVVTLPLTMAQLRSMRTMQHLQPRMQELQKKHGKDREALSKAQMEMYKEAGYNPAGGCLPLLVQMPILFGLYQALYRLTNIGELVNQAFFWIPDLAYPVQSEGMGWITAKFAAGQYGTLVGYLILPVLLVLTQIMLQKMSQPATASKQDQDPQQATMQQTMTFMPLVFGFVFISLPAGLSLYYVVSNILSMIQQYFVTGWGSLKIPGITLSSIAPAMGTPGQSSIPSEAKITESREPETGAVKARRRTKKRK, from the coding sequence ATGCGCAAATTACGCTCGGTTGGTCTCATCGTTGCCTTGCTGGTGCTGATGCTTGTGCTCACCAGTTGCGGCGCGCCAATCGCGACCGACCCCAACGCCCCCCCCAACGGCTGGTGGGAGACGCTGATCGTCTTCCCGCTGGCAGCCGCCCTCTCCTGGATGAACAAAATGCTGCAAGCCGTCGGCATGCCGTACAGCTATGGCTTTGCGATCATCCTGTTCACCATCCTGATCAAGGTCGTCACGCTGCCGTTGACCATGGCGCAACTGCGCTCCATGCGCACCATGCAGCACCTGCAGCCCCGCATGCAAGAACTGCAGAAAAAGCACGGCAAGGATCGTGAGGCCCTCTCCAAGGCCCAGATGGAGATGTACAAAGAGGCAGGCTACAACCCTGCCGGCGGCTGTCTGCCCTTGCTCGTTCAAATGCCCATTCTGTTCGGTCTCTACCAGGCGCTCTACCGCCTGACCAATATCGGCGAATTGGTGAACCAGGCCTTTTTCTGGATTCCAGACCTGGCCTACCCTGTTCAGTCAGAGGGGATGGGGTGGATCACGGCCAAGTTCGCCGCCGGTCAGTACGGCACCCTGGTTGGCTACCTCATCCTGCCCGTCTTGCTGGTGCTGACGCAGATCATGCTGCAAAAAATGTCGCAGCCGGCCACCGCCTCCAAGCAGGACCAGGACCCGCAGCAGGCGACCATGCAGCAAACCATGACCTTTATGCCGCTGGTCTTTGGTTTCGTCTTCATCTCCCTGCCCGCCGGTCTCTCCCTCTATTACGTGGTAAGCAACATCCTCAGCATGATTCAACAGTATTTTGTGACCGGCTGGGGCTCTCTCAAGATTCCCGGCATCACTCTGAGCAGCATCGCGCCGGCCATGGGTACGCCAGGACAATCGTCCATTCCCAGTGAGGCCAAAATCACCGAGTCGCGCGAACCTGAAACCGGTGCTGTCAAAGCACGACGTCGCACAAAGAAGAGGAAGTAA
- the rpmH gene encoding 50S ribosomal protein L34, with translation MPKRTWQPKVRRRLRVHGFRKRMQTTDGRNVIKARRLKGRKLLSVALTWRKMPPK, from the coding sequence ATGCCAAAGCGAACATGGCAACCCAAAGTAAGACGGCGCCTGCGTGTGCATGGTTTTCGCAAGCGCATGCAGACCACGGATGGTCGCAACGTGATCAAGGCCCGCCGCCTGAAGGGTCGCAAGCTGTTGTCTGTCGCCCTGACGTGGCGCAAGATGCCGCCTAAGTAA
- the yidD gene encoding membrane protein insertion efficiency factor YidD: MAKAFMLQLIRLYQRFISPALPPSCRFTPTCSHYTYEAIERYGVFKGGWLGVKRIARCHPLNPGGHDPVP; this comes from the coding sequence ATGGCCAAGGCTTTCATGCTGCAACTCATTCGGCTGTATCAACGCTTCATTTCACCGGCGTTGCCACCTAGTTGTCGCTTCACCCCGACCTGCTCCCATTACACCTACGAGGCCATTGAGCGATACGGCGTGTTCAAGGGCGGCTGGTTAGGCGTCAAGCGCATCGCGCGCTGCCATCCCCTGAATCCCGGCGGTCATGACCCTGTGCCCTGA
- a CDS encoding DUF1788 domain-containing protein yields MPWAERLSGAEKVWFVVYEPAQERRLRLRVQEFQIVTERAGHGWRHVDLTDAFARWMTAHRYRESYFQRPHLLNEAALSGFATAAAEQIKAALAASDVDNRTVVAVSGLGSLFGVVRASDVLGQVTGTVIGRLLIFFPGRYENKVYRLLDARDGQDYLAVPITAETQG; encoded by the coding sequence ATGCCCTGGGCCGAGCGCTTGTCGGGCGCCGAGAAGGTCTGGTTCGTCGTCTATGAACCGGCCCAGGAACGCCGCTTGCGCTTGCGCGTGCAGGAGTTTCAGATTGTTACCGAAAGAGCCGGCCACGGCTGGCGGCACGTTGATCTCACGGATGCATTTGCCCGCTGGATGACCGCACACCGTTACCGTGAATCCTACTTCCAACGCCCGCATCTGCTGAACGAGGCCGCGCTGAGCGGATTTGCCACGGCTGCCGCGGAGCAAATCAAAGCCGCGTTGGCCGCATCCGACGTGGACAACCGCACGGTCGTGGCGGTGAGCGGGCTGGGATCGTTGTTCGGCGTCGTGCGTGCGTCCGATGTGCTCGGTCAGGTGACCGGGACAGTGATCGGCCGCCTATTGATCTTCTTCCCCGGACGTTACGAGAACAAGGTCTATCGTTTATTGGATGCCAGGGATGGCCAGGATTATCTGGCCGTGCCGATTACCGCAGAAACTCAAGGATGA